The Changchengzhania lutea genomic sequence GAGGCTCTTATAGAATTAACGAACAAACGGCAGCCATTGGTGGTATTGTAGATTTTCAAATCTCACGTCAATTACGAATTGGTTATGCTTATGAAAAACCTATTTCAGAAATAAATGATTACAGTACTGGTTCGCACGAGTTATTACTTATTTACGAATTTAAGTTCTTGAGTTCAAAATTAAAGTCCCCAAGATATTTCTAATCAGAACTTATAACAATGAAAATAAAAAATTACATACTCATATGTTTTGCTTTAATGCTGAGCTTTTCGGTATTCTCTCAACAGGGAAAACAAAAACGAGCAGATACATTATTCAATAAATTCTCCTTTGTAAAAGCAGCTAAAGTTTATAGAGAACTTATTGATAATAGATACAATACAGATTATGCCACGCGGAGATTAGCCGACTGTTATGCGCTCTTAAGAGACCCTAGAAATGCCAGCAGATACTACAAACAGGTGGTCAAGCAAGAAAATGTACCTGTAGAATATTATTATAGCTATGCGCAATCTTTAAGAGGTATTGAAAAGTATAAAGAATCCAGGGAATGGTTGCAGACTTTCAAAGATTCTGGAGGGGTTGTTAACGAAAATGACTTCTCAAAAGATGTCAATTTTATTACTAGGGTGTTTAATTCCAAACAACAGTACTTTATAGATAAAATAAGATTCAATTCCAAATTCAGTGACTTTGGTGCTTTTGAGCATCAAGGAAAAATTTACTTCGCCTCTACCCGAGATGAAGGTGTTGCCATTAAACGCTTATATGGTTGGAACGAACAACCTTTTTTAGATATTTATGTTACAGAAGTAGGCAGTAAAAAAGCAGATCATACTTCAAAATTAAAAGGCGATATTAACTCTATTTATCACGATGGTCCCGTTACCATTACTAAAGATGGTCGAACCATGTATTTCTCAAGTAACAATTTCAGAAATGATATTGAGAAAAAAGATAGTAAAGGACTAACCAACATGAAAATCTATAGAGCCCATTTAAAAGATAGCCTATGGGCCGATGTTGAAGATCTATCGATTAATGGTGATGATTTTTCTACACAACATGCCGCTTTAAATAAAGATGATTCTAAGTTGTATTTTGCTTCAGACAGACCTGGCGGTTTTGGTGGATCGGATGTTTATTATGTAGATATCAATCCGGATGGCAGTTTAGGTGAACCTCAAAACTTAGGAGATGTGGTCAATACAAA encodes the following:
- a CDS encoding OmpA family protein, which produces MKIKNYILICFALMLSFSVFSQQGKQKRADTLFNKFSFVKAAKVYRELIDNRYNTDYATRRLADCYALLRDPRNASRYYKQVVKQENVPVEYYYSYAQSLRGIEKYKESREWLQTFKDSGGVVNENDFSKDVNFITRVFNSKQQYFIDKIRFNSKFSDFGAFEHQGKIYFASTRDEGVAIKRLYGWNEQPFLDIYVTEVGSKKADHTSKLKGDINSIYHDGPVTITKDGRTMYFSSNNFRNDIEKKDSKGLTNMKIYRAHLKDSLWADVEDLSINGDDFSTQHAALNKDDSKLYFASDRPGGFGGSDVYYVDINPDGSLGEPQNLGDVVNTKEADGFPFINNEGVLFFSSSGHIGLGLLDIFGTIKGEDESSIVDVINIGVPVNSNKDDFSFTMNPNGITGYFASNRKGGRGDDDIYGFHRVPLLNVEGVVIDAINTKPIPNSIITLFDDKGQQIAYIETDENGYYQINIERNKDYKIVGSQDKYIDDYRNFTSKNIQTELTTITANLILNPVPNVVKLAELNTIYFDFDKYNIRKDAALELDKIVNLMQNDYPDMVIRIESHTDSRGELSYNDKLSIDRANSTYDYLISKGIDPSRITEHEGFGERRLTNGCEDDTKCEEEAHQLNRRTQFIVIKME